The sequence below is a genomic window from Ornithobacterium rhinotracheale.
ATCATTGGTAGGCACCGCAATATCTTGCACCTCGAGCTGTTTCAAACTGTCTAAATTCAGGTTTTCAGCTGTGGGGTTTATAAATTTAAATTCAATATTTTTGTTGGCACGCTGAATTTCGTTTAAGAAAAACTGCGTTTCGCTTTTAAGCGTTTTAAAACTTGCCGTTAAATCTCCGTCTAGAAAAATATGGATTTTGATCGGATTTTTGATATTTTTTAAAACCTGCTCGGTACTTGGGGCAAAAGAATATCGCTTATCCTCGGTAAAATCCCAGCGTTTATAAAATATTTGGCTTAAAAATATAATGATTAAAAACCCAACGATAAGCACTAAACTAAGATTTATTTTTTTCATTTTTTATTCTTTAGCAGTGAAACATAAGAAATATGCAAAAACACAGGAATTAAGCCCAAGAAATAGATTAAATCTCGGGTATCTATCAATCCTTTCAAAAATCCGTCGTAGTGAAAACTTGCCCCCCATTGTTGTAGTGTATAGTCTAAACCTCCCAGCAAATTGTAAGACGCAATTCCTTGAAAACCATAAAATAAAACAAAATTACAAAATACAGCCACAATGTATGCCGTAACTTGCTGACTGAAAAATGTGGACGCCATAAGCCCCACTGCGGCAAATAATGTAGCTAAAAGGTATAGGCCTAAATATGCTGTGAATACCACGCCCGTATCCATTCCGCTTAGGCTAAAATGAGCTAGCGTAATCACCGAAAAAAGCGTTAAAGCAATCATTAAAAGCAAAACAATTGCCACCGAAAAAAATTTACCTAAAATGATTTTTTTCAAAGAAATGGGCTGAGTCATCAGCCAATCTAAAGTGCCGATTTGCTTTTCTTCTGAAAATTGCTTCATCGTAATGGCGGGTACTAGAAAAAGTAAAATCCACGGCGCTATGAAGAAAAATGAATCTAATCTAGCCACCTCGGAATTAAATACATTATAATCGTTGTCAAAAAACCATAAAAACAAAGCACATACAAGCGCAAAGGCAAATAATATGGCATAGGTAGCATAATTACCAAAATAGCTCCAAAGTTCTTTTTTTAAGATACTTAGCATAATTATTTGTTTTTATTGACTAATTTTACAATGAGCATAATGAGTGCCCCCATTGCCACAAACGAAATCAATGCCCAATACCAATATTGAATAAAAAATGTTTTTAATACCACCGCAAATACCACCGCAAATAGAATCAAAGTGGCTACCTCATTCATCATTCGAAGTTGCACGGAACTAAGTGTAATTTTCTTTTTTTGCAGGTTTTTAATCATTTTCCAGCACCAGTAGTGATAGGCAAAAAGAATTAACACAAAAAGCAATTTTACATGCATCCAGCCTTGCGTGAGGTATGCCCAGTCCATTGCATAGAGCAGGTAAATGCCCGAAATCGTCATGATACACAATGCTGGAACAGTGATGATGTTCCACAAGCGTTCTTCCATAAAACAATATTGTTTATGCAAAATTTCCTTCTCTATCGTGTTGTTTGATTGCAAAGCCTCGGTATGGTAAATAAATAATCGTACCATGTAGAAAATCCCTGCAAAATAACTCACCACAAAAATGATGTGTATAGCCTTTATAATCGAATAATCCATTTTTTACTTATTTTTTGATACTTATATAAATTTGTTCTCCTTCCTTTAAGCCAAAAAGCGTGCATGCTGCTCCTTGCCTTTCGGGGTCTGATTTGTACACGCTAATTTCCAAAAATCCCGTACAATTGAACAATGCAAAGACAGTCCCCATTCGGTTGCGTTCCTCCTCATCGGGTTTTATATCGCTGTATCGTTCATGCACTTCGTCGATCGAATTGGAGTAAAATTTAATTTCAAAATTCCTGCCTCGCACAAAATCTCTAAAATATCGTTGAGTTACATTAGTCACCGCATTTCCAAACTTATCGACATAAATCACCGTCGCGATAATCGTGTCCTCATCGCGTTTCATAGGCACTAGCGAGTTGAGGCTTATAAACTCTTCCGTAGCTTTGCCGACCAAATTTAAAGTTCCGCCCCGAACCAAATGGCATGCCACTGGCACAAAAATATCTCGCGTGGGAAAATTACTAAACGGATCATATTTTCCAATCGTGATTTCCACCATTTCGTCTGGTTTGGTTTCAGCCAAAATAAGCGACAAAATTCCGTTATCTGCAGCCAAAAAATATTGCCCATCAATACGAGCCGCTAGAAGTTTTTTATTTTTATCTGGCAGGGCATCTACCCCGATGATGTGCACCGTGCCTGCGGGGAAATTGGGATAAGCATTTTTAATGATAAAAGCCGTTTCTTTTAAGTCAAAAGGTCTGATATCGTGAGAGATATCCACCAAGCGAGCATCGGGCAATTCTTTTAAAATACTCCCCTTCACTGCGGCAAGTGAATAGTCTTTTAATCCAAAATCTGTCGTAATTGTTATAATTGGCATGGTGAACTACAAATATATTGCTTATTTTTGTATCTGAATTAAAAAAATTAAAAATTCAATTTGAATAAAATAAGTATAGAACTCACAGAAATTAATGTTCAGGATTTTTATGGCATTCAGAATAAGAATCTTGAATATGTGATAGCCCAATTCCCAAAACTGAAAATCGTGGCACGCGGCAGAAAAATCGCCGCAGTAGGTCCTGATGATGAGTTGGTGAATTTTGAACAAAAAATCAATATGATTTTAGATCACATTCATCATTTCAATCGCTTAAATGAAACGGATTTGGAATATCTTTTTGAAGAAAGTCCGCTTGCGCCTAAAAGAATTGCACTCGACGATACCATCATTCATGGGCTAAATGGCACCATTATTAAAGCCCTTACGCCCAATCAGCGAAAATTGGTAGATGCGGTGTACAACAAAGATATGGTTTTTGCCACCGGCCCCGCAGGAACGGGAAAGACCTACACAAGCGTGGCACTCGCTGTAAAAGCCTTGAAAAACAAACAGGTGAAACGAATTATCCTCACACGCCCCGCCGTGGAGGCTGGCGAAAGTCTAGGTTTTTTGCCTGGAGACTTGAAGGAGAAATTGGATCCGTATTTGCAGCCGCTTTACGATGCTTTACGTGATATGATTCATTTTGACAAACTTGCTAGCTACATCGAAAAAGGCGTGATAGAAATTGCTCCATTGGCTTTTATGCGTGGACGCACGCTCGACAATGCTTTTGTGATTTTGGACGAAGCACAGAATACTACGCATTCTCAAATGAAGATGTTTTTAACTCGTATGGGGAAAAATGCCAAATTCATCATTACGGGAGATCCCGGACAAATAGATTTACCTCGAAAACAAAAATCTGGATTAAAGGAAGCTATGGCTATCTTAAAAAATGTGCCTGATATTGCATTCGTTCAGTTAGATGGTAAAGATGTGGTGCGCCACAAGATTGTAAAACAAATCATTGATGCTTATCAAGAATACGAAAAATAGGTTTTTAAGTAATTTTTTATTTGATTTAAAAATGTATTAAATTCTGTTTTTAATATTGTATCAAAAACTTAAAAGCCGTTTCAAATAAATGAAACGGCTTTTGTCCTCATGTTAAAAAAGTTTTACTCCTTTATTTTAATTAAGGAAATACACCTCTCTCTCTGTACACCTCTGCAATTCTTTCTAGTGCTACAATGTAAGCCGCTGTTCTGTAATCGGTGTCATATTTTTCCTTGGCATCTACCACTTTATCAAAAGCAGTTTCTACTTTGTCTTTCAATTGTTCTAATACTTTTTCGATTTTCCAAATCTCAGCACGCTTGTTTTGCAACCACTCAAAGTAAGAGCCAATTACCCCTCCACCATTACACAAAATGTCTGGGATAATGGTGATTCCTTTTTTAAGTAAGATTTCTTCTGCGGCAGAATCAGTTGGTCCATTTGCACCTTCTGCAATCAAGGTAGTTTGGATTCCATCTGCATTATCCACTGTAATTTGGTTTCCAAGAGCTGCTGGAATTAGGATATCACACGGAGTAGAGAAGAATTTATCGTTCTCTAATTCCTCTGCACCGCCAAATCCTTTGATTCCTCCATGATTTTCTTTTGCATGGGCTAAAAGAGCTTCAGGGTCAATTCCGTTTTCGTTATAGATACTTCCTGTGTGGTCTTGTACAGCAATAAGGATTGCTCCCTCTTTCTTCATGAAATGAGCTGTCCAATATCCTACATTACCAAATCCTTGAACTACGAATTTTTTGCCTCTTAGATCTACATTTTCTTTTTCTGCCCATTTTTTAATATTGGTAACAACTCCATAACCAGTTGCACGGTCTCTACCAGCCAAACCTCCAAATCCTACTGGTTTTCCAGTTACTACATGGATATTTGCTGAACGCTGGTTTGGTGCTCTACCAGATGAGTAGGTATCTGCAATCCACGCCATGATTTGGGCATTTGTATTTACATCTGGCGCAGGTATATCGTAATTAGGCCCAATGTTGTCTCCTAATGAGTAGGTAAAACGGCGAGTGATTCTCTCAAGCTCTGCTTGTGAATATTTTTTAGGATCGATCTGGATACCACCTTTGCCTCCGCCATAAGGTAGCCCAGCGAGGGCTGTTTTCCAAGTCATCCAAGTGGCTAGTGCGCGTGCGGCATCAATATCCACTGTGGGGTGGTAGCGCAAGCCTCCTTTATAGGGGCCCAAGGCGTTGTTATGCTGAACGCGGTAACCTGTCAAAACTTGAATTTCTCCATTATCCATTCTTACTGGGAAATGCACTACAATTTCGTTTTGTGTAGTTCCAAGAATTTTTCTTATTCCTGGATCCAGTTGCATCTTGTCTGCAGCCTTGTTGAACTCGTGCATTACATTTTCGTACATGCCAGTTCTTTTCTTAGTTGAATTATCGTTACTCATTTTTAGATGTGTTTCTTTAGGTAAAGATATATTTAATTTTTGAATTTCACAATTTTTCAAAGTGTTAATTTTTTAGTTTATCTTTAAATAAAGGCATTCATAAATGAGAAATATTGAAATAGAATGCCATATTTAATCTTTTTTTTACCAATAAATTGCAAATACAAAAAAAGCTTTATCTTAGAATCTTAAGATGAAGCTTTTGTATTAAATTTTATTTTTAACCCGTAGTGCATTATAAAAAAGGTTGCCCATGAGCCTAAAGAAAAGTAAATTGCATTGGTTACCAATCAAATACAATTATGAGCAACCTAGAGGCAAGTTACAATTTTATTTTGAATAAACTAATAGAAATTTCAGGAACTGAAAATTTCTATTTTAAACCAGTGAAACCAAAATTATCTGATATAGAGCTGATAAGCTTAATTATTTTAGCAGAATTTAAATCTATCGATTCTGAGTACCAGCTTTTTAGAGAGATAAAAGGTTGGGCTATTGAATCTAAAATTGAAAGGAGTGTTTACAACAGAAGAAAACGAAAACTCTTCCCTTTTCTTGAAGAAATTAGGTGCAAAATGGTGAAAAAGTTCAATGATTTTGAAAACTATTTCTTGGTGGACAGCATGCCTTTAGAAGTGTGTAAATTATCCCGCTCTTCCAGAAGCAAAATCTGTAAAGAAAATAGCTTTTCAATGCCAAATAAAGGTTTTTGTGCTTCTCAAAATCTACACTTTTATGGTTACAAGCTACATGCGATCTGTTCTATTGCTGGTGTGTTCCAAAGTTTTGACTTATCTCCCGCCTCCGTTCACGACATTCATTATTTGAAAGACATAAAACTTCAAATTTCTGATTGCGTGTTACTTGGAGACAGGGGCTATCTTTCTCAAACGGTTCAGCTTGACTTGTTCAATGAGGTGAAAATCCAGTTAGAAACCCCTAAAAGAAAAAATCAAAAAGATTACAAACCTCAGTTCTATCCATTCAGAAAGTATAGAAAACGTATAGAAACTTTATTCTCGCAGTTGTGTGACCAATTTATGATACGGCGTAATTATGCCAAATCTTTTGAAGGATTCAAAACAAGAATATTGGCAAAAATTACCTCCTTGACTACTATTCAGTATCTCAATAAATTTGTCTTTCATAGTAACATTAACAATTTAAAAATTAACCTCATTCGATAATGCACTACGGATATTTTTAATCTTTTTTGTTGTTTGGTTTTACATGCACTGGGATTTTTGAGTATTTAATCACATCGTGGCATACGCTCCCCACCAAGGCTTCGTATAGCGAACCGTGACCTTTTGAGCCAATTACAATACAATCTATGTTTTGCTCTTTTGCCTGCTCTAGGATTATATCTACTGGGATTCCTTGCTTTACTAGAGAATGGCACTTCACGCCTTGTGCATTTACATAATTTGTAAAATCATTGAGCGTTTTGGCATCTTCCTGAAGGGCTGTTTCTTCTAGTTCTGGCAAATATTGAAAGCCTACATCACCAACGATAAAGCCTACATCTAAACTTGCTACATTTAGTAATATAACCTCTGCATCGCTTATCTTGGCTAGCTTAATGGCTTCGTCTATAATTTCTTTACTAAACTCAGACAAATCAATGGGAACGAGTAATTTTTTCATAATACTAATTTTTGGTTGTCTAAATTTAAGCATTTATTTTTCAATTTCAAAATCTAGCATTAATTCTTTTTCAATAAAGCCTTGATATTTTTCTTCGGGAGAAACATGGTTTACCCCTACAGGTGTTCCTGTGAAAATCAAATCGCCTGCATCTAAACTAAAGTATTGTGAAATGTGCGCAATTAGCTCATCAAAACCAAAGATCATGTCTTTTGTATTGCCTTGTTGCACTACTTCTCCATTTCGCTCTAAGCTAAAATTCAGTGCATTGATGTTGCCTAATTTGTCTTTAGGTATAAATTTTGAAACCATGGCAGAATCATCAAAGGCTTTGGATTTTTCCCAAGGCAATCCTTTTTTAATGCATTCGCTCTGGATATCTCTCGCTGTGAAATCAATGCCTAGTGCAATGTTATCAAAATATGAATTTGCCTCGCTCTGTGGAATGTAATGCCCAAAGCGATTGATTTTTAAAACGATTTCTGTTTCGTAATGCAAGTTTTTGGTAAATCTTGGGATTCTATAGGATTTTGCCTGCGTGATTGCCGATTCTGGCTTCATAAACAATACGGGCTCTTGTGGTATTTCGCTGTTTAATTCCTTGGCGTGTGCTGCGTAATTGCGCCCTACACATATAATTTTCATATAAATTTTATTCTATAATTTCTAAATTCCTCCAAATCTAAATAAAACCCCGATAATTAGCATTAAAACACTGATGATATTTACTCCAACTATGTGATAAATCATGGGTATCAAATTGTTTTTATTGAGTTTGGGAATGATAAAAAACCGTGCGTGAATGGCTAATGCAAAAATACACAGCAATAATATGATTTTGATATTTACTGCTCGCTCCAGCCCATTGCTGAACGACATAAATTTGTAATCAAAATAGAAAAATGCCATGTAAATCCCCGTGATGATCTGAATGATTAATGCAGGAACGCCTATGGGCTCGTATTTGCTTTCAAATCCTTCGATAATGCTACAATCTTTGTTTTTCACGGCCTTGGGCACATAGCCAAATAGTAAAACTAAATGTCCCCCTACCCAAATAGCTGCTCCCAAGACATGTAGTATCAATGCTAGTTTAAACATATTTATCTTTTTAATTCTAAATAAAAAACTTGTCAATCTATCCTTAATTGACAAGTTTCTACCTTAAATCTTTTAAATTCTATTTTCTTTCTAAAACTTTTTTCACTTTTTCTACAATGGCAGTGCTGTCGATTTTGTATTTTTTCATCAATTCCATTGGGGTTGCACTTTCTCCAAAGCTGTCCATCACGGCTACATATTCTTGTTGCACTGGATTTTTTAATGACAATACTCTGGAAACGCTTTCGCCCAAACCGCCAAGCACATTGTGCTCTTCTGCCGTTACGACACAACCTGTTTTTGCCACAGATTTTAAGATGATTTCCTCGTCAAGTGGCTTGATTGTATGGATGTTGATAACTTCGGCAGAAATGCCTTCTTTTTCCAATAAATCTTGTGCTACGATTGCCTCCCACACTAAATGCCCAGTCGCAACGATGGTAACATCGCTACCTTCAATCATTAATTGCCCTTTGCCTATTTCAAATTTTTGATCTGCTGGGGTGAATACTGGCCAACTAGGACGCCCGAATCTTAAATACACAGGTCCGTCGTATTCTGCTACGGCGATTGTGGCAGCCTTGGTTTGGTTATAATCACATGGGCAAATCACCGTCATGCCTGGCAACATTTTCATCATGCCTATGTCTTCGAGGATTTGATGCGTAGCTCCATCTTCCCCAAGTGTGAGCCCTGCATGAGAGGCGGCGATTTTTACATTTTTGTTTGAATAGGCTACTGATTGACGAATTTGGTCATAAACACGCCCCGTAGAGAATGCGGCAAATGTTCCTGTAAATGGGATTTTACCACTGATTGCCAATCCTGTTGCGATACCTATCATATTAGCCTCGGCAATACCTACTTGGAAGAATCTATCGGGATTTTCTTTGATAAATTCGTCCATTTTTAAGGAACCTATCAAATCGGCACAAAGTGCTACAACATTGGGATTTGTTCTTCCTAATTCGGCTAAGCCCGCTCCAAATCCTGAACGAGTATCTTTTTTCTCGGTGTATGTGTATTTCATTTTTTTGTTTTTTTTAAGGTTTTCATTTTTTTTAATTCCCTCTATAAGTTGAATAGCCGTATGGCGAGAGGGTAATCGGTACATGGTAATGATTTTTATCTTTTATCTCGAAAACTACTTCTATAAAGGGATAAAAGGTGTCTTGACCTAGTGACTGAAAATAAGGTAATGTGAAATAGGTTAATTTATAAATTCCTCTATTGTCTACATTCGTGCCTTCTTTTAAAAAGTCTTTAATTCTTCCGTTTTGGTCGGTGGTTTTCTCATCTACAACTTTCCAAGTGCCGTCTGAGGCTCTCTTTGAGAGTTGAATCTTTACTCCTGGGGCTGGTTTTCCTTGAGTAATGTCTAATATGTGACTAGATAGCTGATATTTTGCCTGTTGAGCAAATCCTAAACTTGCAAACATTAAAGCAAATAGAATGATTATTTTTTTCATATTTTTGATATTATTATATTACAAATTAAACTTTAACTCATTCTTCAATACATTAGCCATTTCCTTAGAGCTAAAAGGGTTTTGCCCTGTAATTAAATTCCCGTCTACTACTACTTTAGAGGTCATAGGAATAAGAGCTTTTTCGTATAAAGTACCTCTTTTTTTAAGTGCTTCCTCCAAATTAAAGGGAACCAGTTTTCTTCTCCTCGCTATTAATTCTTCAAACCAATTAAAGCCAGTTAGTTTTTTCCCCTTGATAAGAAATGTGCCATTGGCTAGCTTTACATTTAGCAAGCCTCCCACGCCATGGCAAATTTCCGCAACTTTCTTATTTTCCTCCCAATGTTTCACAATTATATCCTCTAGCAAGCGGTTTTCTAAAAAATCAAAGACAGCACCGTGACCTCCGGCAAGGTATACAATCTCAAAAGATTGATTTGCCACTTCTTGAAGGCTTTGGGCTTGGTTTAATTTTTTTCTAAAATCTGGATTTTTCCAATAATTTCTCGTGAGTTTATCCATCATCATAGGTTTTAAACTCTCTGGGTCTATGGGTATTTCTCCACCTTTCGGACTGGCTATGCTAATATTGCAATTAGCCTGCTCTGCCACCTCATAAAAATGAGTAAGCTCACTTAGCCATAAGCCTGTAGGTATTTGGCTTTTCGGATATTTATCAACACTAGTAGCTATTAATAGAATATTCATTTTTAACTTTAATAATCCCCAAGCGTTTCAGGATTTTGCGATAAGGCTTTTTCAAGTTCTTCATCGTTTGGTGCTTTTCCGTGCCAAGCGTGAGTGCCCATCATAAAATCTACACCATTTCCCATTTCGGTATGGAGCAAAATTGCAACTGGTTTTCCTTTGCCTGTTTTTGATTTCGCTTCTTTCAACCCTTCTAAAATAGCAGGAATATCATTTCCTTTTTCTACCTCTACTACATCCCACTCGAAAGCTTGTAACTTAGCTTTTAAATTTCCTAGGCTTAAGACATCTTTGGTATCGCCATCGATTTGTCTTCCGTTGTAATCTATGGTAGAGATGATATTATCTACCCCCTTGGCTCCTGCATACATGAGCGCCTCCCAGATTTGCCCTTCTTGCAATTCGCCGTCGCCGTGTAGTGTATAAACTAAATGGCTGTCTCCGTCCAATTTTTTGCCCAAAGCCATCCCAATGGCTACAGAAAGTCCTTGACCAAGCGAACCAGATGCTACACGCACACCAGGCAATCCCTCGTGCGTGGTAGGGTGCCCCTGCAGGCGAGTGCCTAATTTTCTAAAAGTTGCCAATTCAGAAACAGGAAAAAATCCGTTTCTGGCTAAAACGCTGTAGAATACAGGTGAAATGTGCCCATTAGACAAGAAGAAAACATCTTCGTTTTTTCCTTCCATTTTGAAATCTGTGCTATAATCCATCACCTCGCCATATAGGCAAACCAAGAATTCTGCACAGCCCAAAGAGCCTCCTGGGTGTCCGCTATTCACTGCGTGCACCATGCGTAAAATATCTCTGCGTACTTGTGTAGTAAGACTTTCTAAATGTTGAATATCTGCCATTTTTTATTTTTTGGTAAATGTAATAATTTTTAAAGAAAATAGCGAAATTCAGCCTGGATTGTTGAAAATTTTTTCAGAAATAAAAATGATAAAAAAGAAAAATCGCTCCTTGCTATTTATAACAAGAAACGATTTTATAAATGAAAACAATAATTATTTTCTAAAACATGAATTATTTCTTCAACAAAATGAATGAATAGTTCCCCAAGTGTACAAAATATTTTCCTTCTCTGAAGTCATCAATCTGAACTTCGTTTACACCTGGACGAACAATCATTTTTTTAATAAACATTCCATCTTCGGAGTAAAATTTCACTAATGTAGGCTTTTCCACTTTAATGTTTATAAATCCTTCTTTTCCTGTGCTAGCTACGATTTCTTTATCGTTTGCACCATTTTCTTCATTGCCTACTCCTGCGTACAATACGGAGCTTGCTGCTGAGGCGACTAACGCCAATGATAATACTAATTTTTTCATTTTTTAATAGGTTTAGGCTACAAATTTAAGCATGATAAAAGTCATGTGCAAGTTTTCTAGGTACAGAAATGTATATTTAACACTAAGTTTTACACAAAATAGGTATTTTCACCTCGAATCCTTAAATTATTAACACAATTTCAGCATAGGCTGTTTAATTCTTGCGCCAAAAAATCAGCTTGGATCCACATCAAAATCAATGCGCACACGGCGAAACACACTCACTCCATGCAGTTTAACCAAAGCTTCTTTGAGTAATTGCTTTATTTTTTTAGGGCTTTGCCCCTCTTTGATTTTAATCAGAGTTTTGAACCTATATTGATTGTTTAGTCTTGCAATTGAGGGGCAGCAGGCCCTAGCAGTGTTCTTTCATTAAAAAAAGGTTTCAGCATTTGGGTGTAGTAATTCGCTGTTTTTTCTGCCAATTCGTGATCTTTGTGCCTAAATGTAATTTCAATTAATTTGCAATAAGGCGGATAGAGGGTGTGTTCACGCTCAGTCAAAATCTCATTTGCTGTGTTTTCATAATCGAATTTTTGTGCATTTTTTAAAACAAAATGATCTGCTTTGTAGGCTTGCACAATCACTTTTCCTTGTTCCTTTCGGCGTCCTGCACGCCCTGCCACTTGTACAATTCGCTGAAATGCTCGCTCGTGTGCTCTGAAATCTGGAAAATTGAGCAGACTATCTGCCTTAATGATGCCTACCAGATTCACATCGTCAAAATCTAAACCTTTGGTAACCATCTGTGTACCCACCAGCAAATCTATTTCATGATTTTCAAGTGCTTCGATCAGTTTTTCAAAGGCGAATTTCTTGCGCATGCTGTCTACATCCATACGGGCTATTTTATGCTCGGGAAATAGTTGCACAAATTCGTCTTCTATTTGCTGAGTTCCCAATCCCACTGTTTTTAAATCCGTAGATCCGCATTCGTAGCACTTTACGGGCTTGGCTTGCGTATGCCCACAGTAATGGCATTTTAATTCCTGAGTTAATTTATGGTAGGTGAGCGAAACATCACAATTGGGGCAATACGGCGTGTGCCCACAATCATTACACTCCAGCACAGGCGAAAACCCTCTACGATTTTGGAATATGATGACTTGCTTTTTATGTTCAAAAG
It includes:
- a CDS encoding Glu/Leu/Phe/Val dehydrogenase, whose protein sequence is MSNDNSTKKRTGMYENVMHEFNKAADKMQLDPGIRKILGTTQNEIVVHFPVRMDNGEIQVLTGYRVQHNNALGPYKGGLRYHPTVDIDAARALATWMTWKTALAGLPYGGGKGGIQIDPKKYSQAELERITRRFTYSLGDNIGPNYDIPAPDVNTNAQIMAWIADTYSSGRAPNQRSANIHVVTGKPVGFGGLAGRDRATGYGVVTNIKKWAEKENVDLRGKKFVVQGFGNVGYWTAHFMKKEGAILIAVQDHTGSIYNENGIDPEALLAHAKENHGGIKGFGGAEELENDKFFSTPCDILIPAALGNQITVDNADGIQTTLIAEGANGPTDSAAEEILLKKGITIIPDILCNGGGVIGSYFEWLQNKRAEIWKIEKVLEQLKDKVETAFDKVVDAKEKYDTDYRTAAYIVALERIAEVYRERGVFP
- a CDS encoding IS982 family transposase; translation: MSNLEASYNFILNKLIEISGTENFYFKPVKPKLSDIELISLIILAEFKSIDSEYQLFREIKGWAIESKIERSVYNRRKRKLFPFLEEIRCKMVKKFNDFENYFLVDSMPLEVCKLSRSSRSKICKENSFSMPNKGFCASQNLHFYGYKLHAICSIAGVFQSFDLSPASVHDIHYLKDIKLQISDCVLLGDRGYLSQTVQLDLFNEVKIQLETPKRKNQKDYKPQFYPFRKYRKRIETLFSQLCDQFMIRRNYAKSFEGFKTRILAKITSLTTIQYLNKFVFHSNINNLKINLIR
- a CDS encoding universal stress protein, with the translated sequence MKKLLVPIDLSEFSKEIIDEAIKLAKISDAEVILLNVASLDVGFIVGDVGFQYLPELEETALQEDAKTLNDFTNYVNAQGVKCHSLVKQGIPVDIILEQAKEQNIDCIVIGSKGHGSLYEALVGSVCHDVIKYSKIPVHVKPNNKKD
- the uraH gene encoding hydroxyisourate hydrolase, with protein sequence MKKIIILFALMFASLGFAQQAKYQLSSHILDITQGKPAPGVKIQLSKRASDGTWKVVDEKTTDQNGRIKDFLKEGTNVDNRGIYKLTYFTLPYFQSLGQDTFYPFIEVVFEIKDKNHYHVPITLSPYGYSTYRGN
- a CDS encoding type 1 glutamine amidotransferase domain-containing protein — protein: MNILLIATSVDKYPKSQIPTGLWLSELTHFYEVAEQANCNISIASPKGGEIPIDPESLKPMMMDKLTRNYWKNPDFRKKLNQAQSLQEVANQSFEIVYLAGGHGAVFDFLENRLLEDIIVKHWEENKKVAEICHGVGGLLNVKLANGTFLIKGKKLTGFNWFEELIARRRKLVPFNLEEALKKRGTLYEKALIPMTSKVVVDGNLITGQNPFSSKEMANVLKNELKFNL
- a CDS encoding PhoH family protein; translated protein: MNKISIELTEINVQDFYGIQNKNLEYVIAQFPKLKIVARGRKIAAVGPDDELVNFEQKINMILDHIHHFNRLNETDLEYLFEESPLAPKRIALDDTIIHGLNGTIIKALTPNQRKLVDAVYNKDMVFATGPAGTGKTYTSVALAVKALKNKQVKRIILTRPAVEAGESLGFLPGDLKEKLDPYLQPLYDALRDMIHFDKLASYIEKGVIEIAPLAFMRGRTLDNAFVILDEAQNTTHSQMKMFLTRMGKNAKFIITGDPGQIDLPRKQKSGLKEAMAILKNVPDIAFVQLDGKDVVRHKIVKQIIDAYQEYEK
- a CDS encoding ABC transporter permease subunit codes for the protein MLSILKKELWSYFGNYATYAILFAFALVCALFLWFFDNDYNVFNSEVARLDSFFFIAPWILLFLVPAITMKQFSEEKQIGTLDWLMTQPISLKKIILGKFFSVAIVLLLMIALTLFSVITLAHFSLSGMDTGVVFTAYLGLYLLATLFAAVGLMASTFFSQQVTAYIVAVFCNFVLFYGFQGIASYNLLGGLDYTLQQWGASFHYDGFLKGLIDTRDLIYFLGLIPVFLHISYVSLLKNKK
- a CDS encoding fumarylacetoacetate hydrolase family protein translates to MKIICVGRNYAAHAKELNSEIPQEPVLFMKPESAITQAKSYRIPRFTKNLHYETEIVLKINRFGHYIPQSEANSYFDNIALGIDFTARDIQSECIKKGLPWEKSKAFDDSAMVSKFIPKDKLGNINALNFSLERNGEVVQQGNTKDMIFGFDELIAHISQYFSLDAGDLIFTGTPVGVNHVSPEEKYQGFIEKELMLDFEIEK
- a CDS encoding S-adenosyl-l-methionine hydroxide adenosyltransferase family protein, whose amino-acid sequence is MPIITITTDFGLKDYSLAAVKGSILKELPDARLVDISHDIRPFDLKETAFIIKNAYPNFPAGTVHIIGVDALPDKNKKLLAARIDGQYFLAADNGILSLILAETKPDEMVEITIGKYDPFSNFPTRDIFVPVACHLVRGGTLNLVGKATEEFISLNSLVPMKRDEDTIIATVIYVDKFGNAVTNVTQRYFRDFVRGRNFEIKFYSNSIDEVHERYSDIKPDEEERNRMGTVFALFNCTGFLEISVYKSDPERQGAACTLFGLKEGEQIYISIKK
- a CDS encoding CopD family protein, encoding MDYSIIKAIHIIFVVSYFAGIFYMVRLFIYHTEALQSNNTIEKEILHKQYCFMEERLWNIITVPALCIMTISGIYLLYAMDWAYLTQGWMHVKLLFVLILFAYHYWCWKMIKNLQKKKITLSSVQLRMMNEVATLILFAVVFAVVLKTFFIQYWYWALISFVAMGALIMLIVKLVNKNK
- a CDS encoding CopD family protein, which codes for MFKLALILHVLGAAIWVGGHLVLLFGYVPKAVKNKDCSIIEGFESKYEPIGVPALIIQIITGIYMAFFYFDYKFMSFSNGLERAVNIKIILLLCIFALAIHARFFIIPKLNKNNLIPMIYHIVGVNIISVLMLIIGVLFRFGGI
- a CDS encoding transketolase family protein; this encodes MKYTYTEKKDTRSGFGAGLAELGRTNPNVVALCADLIGSLKMDEFIKENPDRFFQVGIAEANMIGIATGLAISGKIPFTGTFAAFSTGRVYDQIRQSVAYSNKNVKIAASHAGLTLGEDGATHQILEDIGMMKMLPGMTVICPCDYNQTKAATIAVAEYDGPVYLRFGRPSWPVFTPADQKFEIGKGQLMIEGSDVTIVATGHLVWEAIVAQDLLEKEGISAEVINIHTIKPLDEEIILKSVAKTGCVVTAEEHNVLGGLGESVSRVLSLKNPVQQEYVAVMDSFGESATPMELMKKYKIDSTAIVEKVKKVLERK